GGTAATGCGCCTGCGGTCGTCGTCGGGTATTTCACACGGCGGCTCGGCTTCTGCGTTTATCATTCCTCCAATTTCCAAACGAGAGTTCGGGGCTGACAGAGGACCTGCCATGGCGACATGGAACGGGGCCTGCTGTCTTACTTCAGCTACGGTCTGGAAAGCTTTCTGGAGGTTTTACATGAATGGACGTAGCACTGTCGGCCTGCTGTTCCTGACCCTGACCCTCGCGGCCTGTGGAAGCCAGAAGAGTGCGCCGGACAGCGCCGCTGCGCCTGCCGCACCGAACGCCGCCGTGGGCGTGATGCTGGGTTCGGACGCCGCTTCGGGGCGCAGCCGTGACCAGGCGCCGCTGCTGGGCACCGCGAATCCCGAGGCCATTGAGGGCCAGTACATCGTGGTGCTGAGTCAGGGGGCGGGCCGAGTGGCGGCGCAAACGGTGGCGCAGGCGCTGGACAGCCAGAACGCGGGTGCGCTGGTGCGCGGCCTGGGGCTGGACCCGCAGGGCGTCAGCATCCAGAACATCTATTCGCAGGTCCTGAACGGCTTCTCGGCTCGCCTGAGCGCCCAGAACCTGAGCCGCCTGCAGGCCAATCCGGACGTGAAGTACATCGAGCAGGACGGGGTGATGCGGGCCACCGCCACCCAGAGCGGAGCCACCTGGGGCCTGGACCGTATCGACCAGCGCAACCTCCCGCTGAACGGCAGCTACAGCTATGACACCACCGCCAGCGGCGTCAAGGCGTACATCATCGACACCGGCATCAACACCTCGCACACCAACTTTGGCGGGCGGGCCGTGTGGGGCACCAACACCACCGGGGACGGCACCAACAGCGACTGCCAGGGCCACGGCACCCATGTGGCCGGGACCGTGGGCAGCAATACCTGGGGCGTGGCCAAGGGGGTGCAGCTGGTGGCGGTCAAGGTGCTGGGCTGTGACGGCAAGGGGTCGAACTCCGGCGTGATCGCGGGCGTGAACTGGGCGCTGAACAACAAGTCCGGCCCCGCGGTGGCGAACATGAGCCTGGGCGGCGGCTTCAGTCAGGCAGTCAACGACGCGGTGAACAACGCGGCGGCCCGCAACCTGGTGATGGTTGTGGCCGGCGGCAACGAGAACCAGAACGCCTGCAACGTGTCCCCGGCCAGCGCGGCCAGCGCCATTACGGTGGGGGCCACCACGCGCACCGACGCGCGGGCCAGCTACAGCAACTACGGCTCGTGCCTGGACCTGTTCGCGCCGGGCAGCGACATCACCAGCACCTGGATCGGCAGCGCCACGGCCACCAACACCATCAGCGGCACCAGCATGGCGACGCCGCATGTGGTGGGCGCGGTGGCGCTGATTCTGGCTGGAAACGCCGGGGCCAGCACCGCCACGGTGACCAGCACGCTGCTGGGCAACACCACGCCGGGCAAGGTCAGCGGCGCGGGCACGGGCAGCCCCAACAAGCTGCTGTTCACCGGCGAGGGCGGCGGCACCACCCCGCCCCCACCGCCTGCCGCTGGAACCACCACCTACACCGGATCGGTCAGCAGCCGCAGAAGCGTGTACAGCAGCGGCTTCAGCCACGCGGGCGGCAGCATCAAGGGCGTGCTGAGCGGCCCCGGCGGCACCGATTTCGACCTGTACCTGCAAAAGCAGAGCGGCGGCAGCTGGGTGGACGTGGCCGCCAGCGAGGGCTCGGGCAGCAACGAGAGCCTGACCTACAACGCGGGCAGCGGCACCTACCGCTGGGAGGTCTACGCCTACCAGGGCAGCGGCAGCTTTACCCTGACCGAAACCAGGTAACGTCCAACCACACCACCGCAGGCGGGAAGCTCGATTCAAGGGCTTTCCGCCCTTGCCGTTTGGTCCCGGCGCTGGGGCGGCCGACCCACGCGTCAACGTGCAGGCTTGCGCCAGATATTGATAATGGATTATCATTCTCGGATGTTGAAGTCCGCTCCCCTCTGTCTTTCGCTGCTCACCGGGGTGGCTGCCGCCGCGCCGGTGCAGGTCAGCGCCACCACCTCTATCATCGCGGACTTCGTGAAGAACGTCGGTGGGACGCGGGTGGCCGTGAACACCATCGTGCCCGCCGGAACCGACGCCCACACCTTTCAGCCTTCCACGGGCGTGATCCGCAGCCTGGCCCGCAGCCGGGCGCTGTTCGCCAACGGCGAGGGCCTGGAGCCGTGGCTGC
The Deinococcus radiopugnans ATCC 19172 genome window above contains:
- a CDS encoding S8 family peptidase, giving the protein MNGRSTVGLLFLTLTLAACGSQKSAPDSAAAPAAPNAAVGVMLGSDAASGRSRDQAPLLGTANPEAIEGQYIVVLSQGAGRVAAQTVAQALDSQNAGALVRGLGLDPQGVSIQNIYSQVLNGFSARLSAQNLSRLQANPDVKYIEQDGVMRATATQSGATWGLDRIDQRNLPLNGSYSYDTTASGVKAYIIDTGINTSHTNFGGRAVWGTNTTGDGTNSDCQGHGTHVAGTVGSNTWGVAKGVQLVAVKVLGCDGKGSNSGVIAGVNWALNNKSGPAVANMSLGGGFSQAVNDAVNNAAARNLVMVVAGGNENQNACNVSPASAASAITVGATTRTDARASYSNYGSCLDLFAPGSDITSTWIGSATATNTISGTSMATPHVVGAVALILAGNAGASTATVTSTLLGNTTPGKVSGAGTGSPNKLLFTGEGGGTTPPPPPAAGTTTYTGSVSSRRSVYSSGFSHAGGSIKGVLSGPGGTDFDLYLQKQSGGSWVDVAASEGSGSNESLTYNAGSGTYRWEVYAYQGSGSFTLTETR